A DNA window from Iodobacter ciconiae contains the following coding sequences:
- the gcvT gene encoding glycine cleavage system aminomethyltransferase GcvT produces MSAQLHTTPLNAAHRIANARMVDFGGWDMPVNYGSQIEEHHAVRTDAGMFDVSHMRVVDLKGEQVRAFLTRAIANNVAKLKVSGKALYSCLLNQKATVIDDLIVYYFAEDYFRLVVNAGTADKDIAWLQQLNSDWNTGLTITSRNDLAILAVQGPNARTKVWEVLPETRTASSDLKPFNAAQIGDVMIARTGYTGEDGFEVVLPATQIENFWNQLIAAGVRPCGLGARDTLRLEAGMNLYGQDMDETINPLNAGLAWTIDLVSERDFVGKDALTAQGQTQQFLGLLLLDKGGVLRGHQVVHTEQGTGEITSGTFSPSLQQSIAMARLPLGVAIGDTVHVAIRDKKLAARVVKMPFVRNGKSQL; encoded by the coding sequence ATGTCCGCCCAACTCCACACTACCCCGCTCAATGCTGCCCATCGTATTGCCAACGCCCGCATGGTCGATTTTGGCGGCTGGGATATGCCGGTTAACTACGGCTCGCAAATCGAAGAACACCATGCCGTTCGCACCGATGCAGGCATGTTTGATGTCAGCCATATGCGTGTGGTCGATCTCAAAGGTGAACAAGTTCGAGCTTTTCTGACCCGCGCCATTGCCAACAATGTGGCCAAGCTCAAAGTTTCCGGTAAAGCCCTTTACTCTTGCCTGCTTAACCAGAAAGCCACCGTGATTGACGATTTAATCGTTTATTACTTTGCCGAAGACTACTTCCGCCTGGTAGTTAACGCCGGTACTGCGGACAAAGACATCGCATGGCTGCAGCAGCTCAATAGCGACTGGAATACCGGCCTCACGATTACCTCCCGCAATGATTTAGCTATTCTGGCCGTACAAGGCCCCAATGCCCGCACTAAAGTCTGGGAAGTTTTGCCAGAAACCCGGACCGCCAGCTCAGATCTCAAGCCTTTCAATGCCGCACAAATTGGCGATGTGATGATCGCCCGCACCGGCTACACCGGTGAAGATGGCTTTGAAGTCGTTTTGCCTGCTACGCAAATTGAAAATTTCTGGAACCAGCTGATCGCCGCAGGTGTGCGCCCCTGTGGTCTTGGTGCCCGTGACACGCTGCGTTTAGAAGCCGGTATGAATTTATACGGCCAGGATATGGACGAAACCATCAACCCACTGAACGCGGGTTTAGCCTGGACGATTGATTTAGTTTCAGAACGCGATTTCGTTGGTAAAGACGCCCTCACCGCCCAAGGTCAGACCCAGCAATTTCTAGGCTTATTGCTACTGGATAAAGGCGGCGTGCTGCGCGGTCATCAGGTAGTGCATACCGAACAGGGGACCGGCGAGATCACCAGCGGTACGTTCTCGCCAAGCCTGCAACAATCCATTGCTATGGCGCGTTTACCGCTTGGCGTTGCCATTGGCGACACCGTACACGTGGCGATCCGAGACAAAAAACTAGCCGCCCGTGTCGTAAAAATGCCTTTTGTACGCAACGGGAAATCACAGCTTTAA
- a CDS encoding BCCT family transporter, producing the protein MNTSPQSRLHHTLSMPVFLPSMIIIGILLAICTLNPSAAEQFFLQGQAWVTLKFSWLYILSVAIFVITLTAIACSPYGNIRLGPDDAKPEYNFTSWVAMLFAAGMGIGLMYFGVGEPMQHYVSPPLTEGRTIAAAREAMTITFFHWGFHAWAIYCLVGLVLAYFGFRYNLPLTIRSGLYPILRDKINGPIGHAVDVFALCGTIFGIATTLGYGILQISAGLNSLTGWETSNLQFQYGLIAVVIGLAGWSAASGLDKGLRRLSELNLSLAIMLMIFVLFAGPTLYLLGAFSDNLGNYLSGLVQLTFRSYTYEPTQNEGWFNGWTLLYWAWWISWSPFVGMFIARISRGRTLREFIIGVMLIPALFNLVWMTVFGNTAIWLDMHTAAGALSQTAGNVDALLFKFFEYLPLVKVTSSITVLLIAVFFVTSADSGAFVLNTIATRGAEKSPAWQSVFWTVLLGSTAAILLTAGGLKGLQAMTLIAALPFTVIMLLLCFSLCKGLAADRLHFSQKFSPSTTFWTGQHWRTRLAQILQEPRLSDVERFIAKSVLPALNEVAAELQKQGLSASVLHGDDNAVSLIVPQANLRDFVYGVRPLKQPVATFALRDASLPMSSRPHHYVPVTFFEDGRQGYDVQYMIQQELIADVLKQYERYLNLMQNQDSHLLNSAPGHT; encoded by the coding sequence ATGAATACAAGTCCCCAATCCCGCCTCCATCACACCCTCAGCATGCCTGTGTTTCTACCCAGCATGATCATAATCGGTATTTTACTTGCCATTTGCACCCTCAACCCTAGTGCGGCAGAGCAATTTTTTCTACAAGGTCAAGCCTGGGTTACCCTCAAATTCAGCTGGCTTTATATCCTCTCTGTAGCCATCTTTGTTATTACCCTCACCGCCATTGCCTGCAGCCCTTACGGCAATATCCGCCTCGGCCCGGACGACGCCAAGCCAGAATATAATTTCACCTCCTGGGTGGCCATGCTGTTTGCCGCAGGCATGGGAATTGGCCTGATGTATTTCGGCGTGGGTGAGCCGATGCAGCATTATGTATCTCCGCCCCTCACAGAAGGGCGCACCATTGCTGCAGCCCGTGAAGCCATGACCATCACCTTCTTTCACTGGGGCTTTCATGCCTGGGCAATTTATTGCCTGGTGGGCCTCGTGCTGGCCTATTTTGGCTTTCGCTACAATCTGCCACTGACTATCCGCTCCGGCCTCTACCCGATTTTGCGCGACAAAATTAATGGTCCCATCGGCCATGCTGTCGATGTATTTGCCCTGTGCGGCACCATTTTCGGGATTGCCACCACGCTGGGATACGGCATTTTGCAAATCAGCGCAGGCCTGAATTCACTGACCGGCTGGGAGACGTCCAATCTGCAATTTCAGTACGGCCTGATTGCCGTAGTAATCGGGCTGGCAGGCTGGTCGGCCGCATCCGGGCTGGATAAAGGCTTACGCCGCCTGAGCGAGCTTAATCTAAGCCTGGCCATTATGCTGATGATATTCGTGCTTTTTGCCGGTCCGACACTGTATTTACTAGGAGCATTCAGTGACAATCTGGGCAATTATCTATCCGGTTTAGTGCAGCTGACTTTCCGCTCCTACACCTATGAACCAACGCAAAATGAAGGCTGGTTTAACGGCTGGACGCTGCTGTACTGGGCATGGTGGATTTCCTGGTCCCCCTTTGTCGGGATGTTTATTGCCCGTATTTCGCGCGGCCGCACCTTACGTGAATTTATCATCGGCGTCATGCTCATCCCTGCCCTGTTTAATCTGGTCTGGATGACTGTTTTTGGCAACACCGCCATCTGGCTGGATATGCATACCGCAGCCGGTGCGCTATCGCAAACTGCAGGCAATGTGGATGCGCTGCTATTCAAATTTTTTGAATACCTGCCACTGGTTAAAGTCACCTCTTCAATCACGGTTCTGCTGATTGCTGTGTTTTTTGTGACCTCGGCAGATTCGGGTGCTTTTGTCCTTAATACTATCGCAACCCGGGGAGCAGAAAAATCACCTGCATGGCAAAGCGTATTCTGGACTGTTTTACTAGGTTCAACTGCCGCAATTTTGCTTACAGCAGGTGGCCTGAAAGGGCTGCAGGCCATGACACTGATTGCTGCCCTGCCCTTTACGGTAATTATGCTTTTGCTGTGCTTTAGCCTTTGTAAAGGCCTGGCCGCTGACCGGCTACACTTTTCACAGAAGTTTTCTCCAAGTACCACCTTCTGGACAGGCCAGCACTGGCGAACCCGTCTTGCACAAATTCTGCAAGAGCCGCGTCTGAGTGATGTTGAAAGATTTATCGCCAAAAGCGTGCTGCCTGCACTTAATGAAGTCGCAGCCGAGCTGCAAAAGCAAGGTTTAAGTGCCTCTGTATTACACGGAGACGATAATGCGGTTTCTTTAATTGTGCCACAGGCCAATCTGCGTGATTTTGTTTACGGCGTGCGCCCCTTAAAGCAGCCGGTTGCTACCTTTGCACTGCGTGATGCATCACTGCCGATGTCGAGCAGACCGCATCACTACGTGCCCGTTACCTTCTTTGAGGACGGCCGCCAGGGCTACGATGTGCAATACATGATTCAGCAGGAGCTGATTGCCGATGTACTCAAACAATACGAGCGTTATTTAAATCTGATGCAAAATCAGGACTCCCATTTACTTAACAGCGCCCCCGGGCACACTTAA